A genomic segment from Vibrio panuliri encodes:
- a CDS encoding siderophore ABC transporter substrate-binding protein — MKASVLALMTGLAAFSVQAEMIEIKHQQGTTKVETNPERVVVIGLGALDAAVTLGVEPVAVSTVSMFPDYLAQYRDYKFVSAGSLSEPDFETIYMQKPDLIIVGSRAAKQYGELSKIAPTIVFAADDKKGYWQSTQQQWRNLGQVFEKQELVEHKIAQLDTEFKAIRDYNQNHNVDALTVMSSGGNITAFGPDSRFSSIYQDFGFQQTAKNIKAKTHGDLVSYEFIREVNPQTLLIIDKDRLTNKGKSTVERDFENDLVKATKAYQNNQMAYLDISAWYLAISGIQATEQMISDVKSSMAQ, encoded by the coding sequence ATGAAAGCATCGGTTTTGGCATTGATGACGGGGTTAGCAGCATTTTCTGTACAGGCAGAAATGATTGAAATCAAACATCAGCAGGGAACAACAAAAGTAGAAACAAACCCAGAAAGAGTCGTGGTGATTGGTTTAGGCGCCTTAGACGCTGCCGTTACTTTGGGGGTTGAACCTGTCGCTGTATCGACAGTTAGCATGTTTCCAGATTACCTAGCTCAGTACCGAGACTATAAGTTTGTTTCTGCAGGCAGCTTATCTGAGCCTGACTTTGAAACGATCTACATGCAAAAGCCTGACTTGATTATTGTTGGTTCACGCGCGGCCAAACAATATGGCGAGTTGTCGAAAATTGCCCCAACCATCGTATTTGCCGCAGATGATAAAAAAGGCTACTGGCAAAGTACGCAGCAGCAGTGGCGCAATCTAGGTCAAGTGTTCGAAAAACAAGAGTTGGTTGAGCATAAAATCGCCCAGCTGGACACCGAGTTTAAAGCGATTCGCGATTACAACCAAAACCACAATGTGGATGCTCTAACGGTGATGAGCTCGGGTGGCAATATTACTGCGTTTGGCCCTGATTCTCGTTTCTCATCAATCTATCAAGATTTCGGTTTCCAACAGACGGCAAAAAACATTAAAGCGAAGACTCATGGTGATTTAGTTTCGTATGAGTTTATCCGCGAAGTAAACCCACAGACCTTGCTGATTATTGATAAAGACCGTTTGACGAACAAAGGTAAGAGTACTGTAGAACGAGATTTTGAAAATGATTTAGTCAAAGCGACTAAAGCTTATCAGAACAATCAAATGGCTTACTTAGATATTAGTGCTTGGTACTTAGCCATTTCAGGAATTCAAGCAACAGAACAGATGATCAGTGATGTTAAGTCATCAATGGCGCAATAA
- a CDS encoding RNA-binding S4 domain-containing protein: MSDYNQSQEWDDQGEEIEIEAIGIDVSSQPIELYKVFKIANLVGGGGEAKHLIAEGYVAVNGELETRKRRKMYDGDFFEFNQEYYVVVCDAPVTESEVVERQPEPKPAKKAQQKPAAKKNKSTSKANKSAKSKKAAKGADSVADKQPKKKNENGRGSIDFF; this comes from the coding sequence ATGTCGGACTACAACCAATCTCAAGAATGGGATGATCAAGGTGAAGAGATAGAAATAGAAGCGATCGGTATTGATGTCTCTTCACAACCAATCGAGCTCTATAAAGTATTTAAGATTGCCAACTTAGTTGGTGGTGGTGGTGAAGCTAAACACCTAATTGCCGAAGGCTATGTTGCGGTTAACGGTGAGCTTGAAACGCGCAAAAGACGCAAAATGTACGATGGCGATTTTTTTGAGTTCAACCAAGAGTATTACGTTGTCGTCTGTGATGCTCCAGTGACTGAGTCTGAAGTGGTAGAACGCCAACCAGAGCCGAAACCGGCGAAAAAGGCACAGCAAAAGCCAGCCGCTAAAAAGAACAAATCGACCAGTAAAGCAAATAAGTCGGCGAAATCCAAAAAAGCCGCTAAAGGCGCCGATTCAGTGGCAGACAAACAACCGAAGAAAAAGAATGAAAATGGTCGTGGTAGCATCGACTTCTTTTAG
- the vctG gene encoding iron chelate uptake ABC transporter permease subunit VctG — MQDRTKLMLLGVVASVFAALFIGVGLNADNYQYFLSRRVPKVMAMILAGVAIGQSALAFQTITNNRILTPSIMGFDALYMFTQTIVVVAFGGLSSYVLNDYLNFSLSVVVMLAFSMLLFSFYFKSNTPNLMVLLLLGVILGQLFGSISSFLTMVMDPNDFAALQQSMFASFNNIKVELVYLCAPLLILISACLFKLNRILDVFWLDKDNATSLGIDVKKVTMQVLVLSACLIAISTALVGPIMFFGLLVTNLAREMLRSYQHRVLLLGVSLISVASLLAGQWVVENVFGFSTTLSVVINFIGGIYFLSMLLRNKIV, encoded by the coding sequence ATGCAGGATAGAACCAAATTAATGCTGCTAGGCGTAGTTGCGAGCGTATTCGCCGCACTCTTTATTGGCGTAGGCTTGAACGCAGATAACTATCAGTACTTTCTTTCTCGCCGCGTGCCTAAGGTGATGGCGATGATTTTGGCTGGTGTGGCAATCGGGCAGTCTGCGCTTGCATTCCAAACCATCACCAATAACCGAATTCTCACCCCAAGCATTATGGGATTTGACGCGCTGTATATGTTCACTCAGACAATTGTGGTTGTCGCATTTGGTGGACTAAGTAGTTACGTCTTGAACGACTACCTGAATTTCTCTCTTTCGGTTGTCGTGATGTTGGCATTTTCGATGCTACTGTTTAGTTTTTATTTTAAGAGCAATACGCCGAACTTAATGGTGCTATTGCTGTTGGGTGTCATTTTAGGTCAGCTATTTGGCAGTATTTCGTCGTTTTTGACCATGGTGATGGACCCGAACGACTTTGCCGCGTTACAGCAAAGTATGTTTGCTAGCTTCAACAATATAAAGGTTGAGTTGGTTTACCTGTGTGCGCCGTTACTTATTTTGATTAGCGCATGCCTGTTTAAGCTAAATCGTATATTGGATGTCTTTTGGCTCGACAAAGATAATGCGACCAGCCTTGGCATTGATGTAAAGAAAGTCACCATGCAAGTGTTAGTGCTCTCTGCTTGTTTAATTGCCATTTCAACCGCCTTAGTCGGCCCTATCATGTTCTTCGGCCTTTTAGTGACAAACTTAGCTAGAGAAATGCTGCGCAGTTATCAGCATCGAGTCTTGCTACTCGGGGTTTCGCTTATTTCAGTGGCCTCTCTATTGGCGGGGCAATGGGTGGTTGAGAATGTGTTTGGCTTTTCGACCACGCTGAGTGTGGTGATTAATTTTATCGGCGGCATCTATTTCTTATCCATGCTGCTTAGAAACAAAATCGTTTAG
- the vctD gene encoding iron chelate uptake ABC transporter permease subunit VctD, producing MKKLLPILILLSIGSLFVGVSDLSLAALIAGDANSWHLMFTSRIPRLIAVLLAGAGLSIAGLIMQQISQNRFAAPSTSGTIECAMLGYILSLVLFGAQQIWLIFLISVLGTLLFVQFINRIQFKNAIFVPLIGIIFGNVVDSLATFIAYKYDALQNLSGWTVANFANLLQGDYELLYIAIPIAIFSYLYATRISAVGLGKDFATNLGLNYQQVIVIGVMLVSIMAASVVMIVGQLPFLGLIVPNLVSQFFGDNLRRNIPLTAVLGALIVLCCDLAGRVIIFPYEIPISMIISILGGSVFVFFILRGQKNAG from the coding sequence TTGAAGAAGTTACTCCCAATACTGATTTTACTCAGTATCGGCTCGCTATTTGTTGGTGTAAGCGATTTAAGCCTAGCAGCGCTAATCGCAGGTGACGCGAACAGTTGGCACTTAATGTTTACCAGTCGTATACCGAGGCTGATTGCTGTGCTTCTTGCGGGGGCAGGCTTAAGCATCGCCGGTTTGATTATGCAGCAGATCAGTCAAAACCGATTTGCCGCACCTTCGACTTCGGGCACCATTGAATGCGCGATGCTCGGTTATATTCTGAGTTTAGTTCTCTTCGGAGCGCAGCAAATTTGGCTGATTTTCTTAATATCCGTATTGGGAACCTTGTTGTTCGTCCAGTTTATCAATCGTATTCAATTTAAAAACGCCATCTTTGTTCCTTTGATCGGCATTATTTTTGGCAATGTGGTCGACTCGTTAGCGACGTTTATTGCCTATAAGTATGACGCGCTACAAAACCTTTCTGGCTGGACGGTTGCTAATTTCGCCAACTTATTACAGGGTGACTATGAGTTGCTCTACATCGCCATTCCGATTGCCATTTTTAGCTATCTGTATGCCACTCGTATTTCTGCGGTTGGGCTTGGCAAAGACTTCGCGACAAACTTGGGGCTTAACTATCAACAAGTGATCGTAATTGGCGTGATGCTCGTGTCTATTATGGCAGCTAGTGTTGTAATGATTGTTGGGCAACTGCCTTTCCTTGGCCTTATCGTTCCAAACCTTGTCAGTCAATTTTTTGGAGATAACTTACGCCGGAATATTCCGTTAACCGCGGTACTTGGTGCGTTAATCGTACTTTGCTGCGATTTAGCTGGGCGTGTGATTATCTTCCCGTATGAAATACCTATTTCGATGATTATTAGTATCTTAGGTGGCAGTGTGTTTGTGTTCTTTATTCTGCGAGGGCAAAAGAATGCAGGATAG
- a CDS encoding EAL domain-containing protein yields MSKCSTNRHPQRQYDINDILPVPYHDSSALNAAQPLSGLQLDILMNSHFKYLFSVLKDGLFYMTMNREVFFYNPSFYQNYGINTGKIDLARWLAKVHPCDRKNITERMAQHQFVEDELVSVQYRVMDNLGNYVWIEAKGITKHIDGRRFMIGYHRDISTTKQMESHLHKAAYQDNASGLSNAQKLAIDIEEISDNSKQNYSLIYVHLEDIRNYLSLYGTQTLKDLMAHLLEALQALPDHFIDIYRIRSDDFVILVEGSYSAQHLEVLGRRILQTYKESIVASGSLWGNDISVGIYPNFYPNQPSEEIIKVASRTCQFARLKQQSKLAIYHEKTQQKVNRHFYIERELSWAIKNDKLSVKFQPIVDAQALQITSFETLVRWKDEHLGQIFPDEFIPIAEKKGLIVDLGYFVFDQACRFVQRYEELHNRKIRININVSVLQLLNSQFPEQAISIADKYQIAPQQIILELTETVILDGNKSAVSQLYRLNELGFCLSLDDFGSGYSSLNSFFDLPLKQIKVDKAMAWRALENPATLEYLKFITQLCQSYHVDVVIEGVECANMQHRFTEIGVNYLQGYWFGKPLSIASACFTTQV; encoded by the coding sequence ATGTCTAAATGTAGTACCAATCGCCACCCACAACGTCAGTACGATATAAACGATATTCTGCCGGTGCCCTATCATGACAGTTCTGCTCTGAACGCAGCACAGCCGCTTTCCGGTCTTCAGCTCGATATACTGATGAATAGCCACTTTAAATATCTATTTAGTGTACTTAAAGACGGTTTGTTCTACATGACGATGAACCGAGAGGTTTTCTTCTACAATCCCTCTTTCTATCAAAACTATGGCATTAATACGGGCAAAATCGACTTAGCACGTTGGTTAGCTAAAGTGCATCCATGTGATCGTAAAAACATCACCGAGCGCATGGCTCAGCATCAATTCGTCGAAGATGAACTTGTCAGTGTACAATATCGTGTCATGGATAACCTGGGAAACTACGTTTGGATCGAGGCCAAAGGTATCACCAAGCACATAGATGGCCGACGATTTATGATTGGCTATCACCGCGACATCTCAACAACCAAGCAAATGGAAAGTCATTTGCACAAAGCGGCGTACCAAGATAATGCCTCGGGCTTATCCAATGCACAAAAGTTGGCGATTGATATTGAAGAAATCAGTGACAACAGTAAGCAGAATTACTCATTGATTTACGTCCATCTTGAAGATATTCGCAATTATCTTTCACTCTATGGCACGCAAACCTTAAAAGATCTGATGGCACATTTGCTCGAGGCTCTGCAGGCGCTGCCTGATCATTTTATCGATATCTATCGAATCCGCTCAGATGATTTTGTCATACTGGTTGAAGGCTCATACAGCGCGCAACATCTAGAGGTACTTGGGCGACGCATACTGCAAACTTATAAAGAATCAATTGTCGCCAGTGGGTCTCTCTGGGGTAATGATATTAGTGTCGGTATCTATCCCAACTTCTATCCAAACCAACCCAGTGAAGAGATCATCAAAGTTGCGTCTCGCACTTGTCAATTTGCGCGTTTGAAACAGCAAAGTAAGTTGGCGATCTACCATGAGAAAACGCAACAAAAAGTGAATCGTCATTTTTATATTGAACGAGAGCTCTCATGGGCGATTAAGAATGACAAGCTATCGGTAAAGTTTCAGCCTATTGTTGATGCTCAAGCTCTACAAATTACCAGCTTTGAAACCTTGGTTCGCTGGAAAGATGAGCACCTTGGTCAGATTTTTCCCGATGAATTTATCCCTATTGCAGAAAAGAAAGGCCTAATTGTCGATCTTGGCTATTTTGTATTCGATCAGGCTTGTCGCTTTGTTCAGCGATATGAAGAGCTACATAATCGCAAGATACGCATCAACATCAACGTATCTGTGTTGCAATTGCTGAATAGTCAGTTTCCTGAACAAGCAATATCCATCGCAGATAAGTATCAAATAGCGCCACAGCAAATTATTCTAGAGTTAACTGAAACCGTGATTCTAGATGGTAATAAGAGTGCCGTTTCGCAACTTTACCGTCTCAACGAACTGGGTTTTTGCCTCTCGTTAGATGACTTTGGTTCAGGCTACAGTTCGCTAAACAGTTTCTTTGATTTACCACTTAAGCAAATCAAAGTCGACAAAGCCATGGCGTGGCGTGCGTTAGAAAACCCTGCGACATTGGAATATCTCAAGTTTATTACCCAGTTGTGTCAATCGTACCATGTCGATGTCGTTATCGAGGGCGTTGAGTGCGCCAACATGCAGCACCGTTTCACTGAGATTGGCGTCAACTATTTGCAAGGCTACTGGTTCGGTAAACCTTTATCGATTGCCAGCGCATGCTTCACAACTCAGGTCTAG
- a CDS encoding ABC transporter permease has translation MANKTKMRNPLNQARWNRFRANKRGLISLWVFSILFILSLFAEFIANDKPLLVHYDQQWYVPIFNQYAETEFGGEFETEADYTDPYVIELIEEQGSIVWPLIRFSYDTINYNVVSSVPSAPDAVNWLGTDDKGRDVMARIIYGFRISVLFGFVLTIVSSVIGVIVGATQGYYGGWLDLFGQRFIEVWSGMPTLFLLIILSSFVEPNFWWLLGIMVLFSWMSLVGIVRAEFLRCRNFDYVRAAQAMGVSDNRIMLRHMLPNAMVASLTMMPFILSGSVTTLTSLDFLGFGLPAGSPSLGELLAQGKANLQAPWLGISAFAVLSVMLTLLVFIGEAVRDAFDPHQQGR, from the coding sequence ATGGCTAACAAAACAAAGATGCGTAACCCACTTAATCAAGCCCGTTGGAACCGTTTTCGAGCAAATAAGCGTGGTCTAATCTCGCTTTGGGTGTTCAGTATTCTTTTTATTCTCAGTTTGTTTGCTGAGTTTATCGCCAATGATAAACCTTTGTTGGTTCACTATGACCAGCAATGGTATGTACCTATCTTTAATCAATATGCCGAGACAGAGTTTGGCGGTGAGTTTGAAACAGAAGCCGATTACACCGACCCTTACGTGATAGAACTGATTGAAGAGCAGGGCAGTATTGTATGGCCACTGATTCGCTTTAGCTACGACACCATCAATTACAATGTTGTGAGCTCTGTGCCATCCGCACCCGACGCGGTGAACTGGTTGGGCACCGATGATAAAGGGCGCGATGTCATGGCGCGTATCATCTATGGGTTTCGTATTTCGGTGCTGTTTGGTTTTGTGCTGACAATTGTTTCGAGCGTTATCGGAGTTATTGTCGGCGCGACTCAAGGTTATTATGGTGGATGGCTTGACCTGTTCGGGCAGCGCTTTATAGAAGTCTGGTCGGGTATGCCGACACTCTTCCTACTGATTATTTTATCAAGCTTCGTCGAGCCAAACTTTTGGTGGCTGCTCGGCATCATGGTGCTGTTTAGTTGGATGAGTTTAGTGGGGATTGTGCGAGCAGAGTTTTTACGGTGCCGTAACTTTGATTATGTGCGTGCCGCGCAAGCGATGGGGGTTAGTGATAACCGGATTATGCTACGCCATATGTTACCTAACGCGATGGTTGCCTCTTTGACTATGATGCCGTTTATCCTCTCTGGATCCGTGACCACTCTAACGTCGTTGGATTTTCTTGGTTTTGGCTTACCAGCCGGATCTCCGTCTCTTGGGGAACTGCTCGCTCAAGGTAAAGCTAATTTGCAAGCACCTTGGCTGGGTATCTCTGCCTTTGCTGTATTGTCTGTGATGCTCACTCTGCTCGTGTTTATTGGCGAAGCGGTTCGTGATGCATTCGATCCGCATCAACAGGGAAGATAA
- a CDS encoding microcin C ABC transporter permease YejB — MAAYIFRRLLLVIPTLWAIITINFFIIQIAPGGPVEQAIAQIEGQSSGIMERFAGGGSEVDLDLSDQASATGYKGSRGLDPEVVEEIKKQFGFDKPLHQRYFDMLKNYVTFNFGESLFKGGNVIDLIVERLPVSISLGLWSTLIIYLISIPLGIMKAIHHGSRFDIWSSALVIVGYAIPGFLFAIILIILFASGNYFSWFPLRGLVSSNFDQMTWYQQILDYFWHLALPIFAMVIGGFATLSMLTKNSFLDEINKQYVVTARAKGLDERSILYRHVFRNAMLIIIAGFPSAFISIFFTGSMLIEVMFSLEGIGLLGFESTIQRDYPVVFSSLYIMTLLGLVLSIISDLTYTWVDPRIDFEAR, encoded by the coding sequence ATGGCTGCTTATATATTTCGTCGCTTGTTGTTGGTGATCCCCACTTTGTGGGCAATTATCACCATCAATTTCTTCATTATTCAAATTGCCCCGGGTGGTCCGGTGGAACAGGCTATTGCACAAATAGAGGGGCAATCGTCTGGGATTATGGAACGTTTTGCTGGTGGCGGTAGCGAAGTTGACCTTGATCTTTCTGATCAAGCATCAGCGACGGGCTATAAAGGGTCACGAGGTCTTGACCCCGAAGTGGTTGAAGAGATTAAAAAGCAGTTTGGTTTTGATAAACCATTACATCAACGTTACTTTGATATGCTTAAGAACTACGTCACCTTTAATTTTGGCGAGAGCCTTTTTAAAGGGGGGAATGTGATTGACTTGATCGTTGAGCGTTTGCCAGTTTCTATTTCTCTAGGGCTATGGAGTACGCTCATTATTTATCTGATCTCCATTCCTCTTGGCATTATGAAGGCGATTCATCACGGCTCTCGATTTGATATTTGGTCAAGTGCGCTAGTGATTGTTGGCTATGCCATTCCCGGTTTCTTATTTGCCATTATCCTGATTATTTTGTTTGCCAGTGGCAATTACTTTAGTTGGTTTCCTTTGCGAGGGTTGGTTTCAAGTAATTTTGATCAAATGACTTGGTATCAACAGATTTTGGACTACTTTTGGCACTTAGCTTTGCCTATTTTTGCCATGGTGATTGGCGGTTTTGCGACGTTAAGTATGTTAACCAAAAACTCCTTTCTCGATGAAATCAATAAACAATATGTGGTGACAGCGAGAGCCAAAGGCTTAGATGAGCGCAGCATTTTGTACCGTCATGTCTTTCGTAATGCGATGCTGATAATTATTGCCGGTTTCCCGAGTGCGTTTATCAGTATTTTCTTTACCGGATCAATGTTAATTGAGGTGATGTTCTCGTTAGAAGGGATTGGTTTACTTGGTTTTGAATCGACCATTCAGCGTGACTACCCCGTAGTGTTTAGTTCACTCTATATTATGACGTTACTTGGGCTTGTTCTCAGTATTATCTCTGATTTAACCTATACTTGGGTTGACCCTCGTATTGATTTTGAGGCGCGCTGA
- a CDS encoding ABC transporter ATP-binding protein, protein MTEKILTIDSLSVGFGRATQVEQVTYGVSLSIQRGETLALVGESGSGKSVTANSILKLLPKGSSHYLGGKIEFDGIDILSCSERQLRGIRGARIGMIFQEPMVSLNPLHRIGKQLVEIVGIHRGIRQGKAKALAIEWLGKVGIRQPEAKIDAYPHELSGGERQRVMIAMALINEPELLIADEPTTALDVSVQAQILDLLKSLQQELGMAMLFITHDLSIVRRIADRVAVMCEGELLEVGECQQIFTQPSHPYTKQLIDSDPKGLPVEVESTAPSLLTVEQLRVWFPITGGLFKRVVSHVKAVTDMGFELKRGHSIGLVGESGSGKSTTGMAILRLVTSDGSIRYQGNELQGLDRKAMLPYRSKMQVVFQDPFSALNPRMSVAQVIGEGLHVHTDMSEQAIDDVIVQAMKEVDLDPQTRFRYPNEFSGGQRQRIAIARALVLKPEFILLDEPTSSLDRTVQAQILELLKSLQAKYGLTYLFIRHDLHVVKSLCHYTIVMRNGEIVEQGETQQLFSQPQASYTQELVALS, encoded by the coding sequence ATGACTGAGAAAATTTTAACGATTGATTCGCTGTCGGTGGGGTTTGGTCGAGCAACTCAAGTAGAGCAAGTGACCTATGGTGTGTCACTGTCAATCCAGCGTGGTGAGACACTGGCGCTTGTCGGTGAGAGTGGCTCTGGTAAGTCAGTTACGGCGAACTCTATCTTAAAGCTCTTACCCAAAGGCTCTTCACATTACTTAGGCGGAAAAATCGAATTTGATGGGATTGATATTCTCTCATGCTCAGAGCGCCAGTTACGCGGTATTCGTGGCGCTCGTATCGGCATGATCTTCCAAGAGCCGATGGTCTCTCTCAACCCGCTTCATCGAATTGGCAAGCAGTTGGTTGAAATTGTCGGCATCCATCGCGGTATTCGCCAAGGCAAAGCTAAAGCGCTTGCTATTGAATGGTTAGGCAAAGTAGGCATTCGCCAACCAGAAGCCAAGATAGACGCGTATCCTCACGAGTTATCTGGTGGTGAGAGGCAGAGAGTGATGATTGCGATGGCGCTTATCAATGAACCGGAACTGCTAATTGCGGATGAGCCAACCACAGCATTGGATGTGTCTGTTCAAGCACAAATACTCGATTTGTTGAAATCCCTGCAACAAGAGTTAGGCATGGCAATGCTGTTCATCACTCATGATCTGAGTATTGTTCGCCGCATTGCAGACCGCGTTGCGGTAATGTGCGAAGGGGAACTGCTCGAAGTCGGAGAGTGCCAACAAATATTCACTCAGCCATCTCATCCTTACACTAAGCAACTGATTGATTCTGATCCAAAAGGCTTACCTGTCGAAGTAGAGTCAACCGCACCATCCTTGCTCACTGTAGAGCAGTTGAGAGTGTGGTTCCCAATTACTGGTGGCTTATTCAAACGGGTGGTTTCCCATGTGAAAGCAGTGACTGATATGGGCTTTGAACTAAAGCGTGGGCACTCTATTGGTTTGGTTGGTGAGAGTGGTTCAGGCAAATCGACGACAGGGATGGCCATTTTGCGTTTGGTCACCTCGGACGGCTCTATTCGTTATCAAGGTAATGAGTTGCAAGGCCTCGATCGCAAAGCAATGCTGCCGTATCGCAGTAAAATGCAGGTGGTTTTTCAGGACCCATTCTCAGCACTTAACCCGCGAATGTCGGTTGCACAAGTGATTGGAGAGGGTTTGCATGTTCATACAGATATGAGTGAGCAAGCGATAGATGACGTTATTGTTCAAGCGATGAAAGAAGTGGACTTAGATCCGCAAACCCGTTTTCGTTATCCGAATGAGTTCTCAGGCGGTCAACGGCAGCGCATTGCGATAGCGCGGGCGCTCGTGCTCAAACCAGAATTTATCTTACTTGATGAACCAACGTCATCGCTGGATAGAACGGTACAAGCACAAATTCTTGAGTTGCTTAAATCACTGCAGGCTAAGTACGGTTTAACCTATTTGTTTATTCGTCACGATCTTCATGTGGTGAAGTCATTATGTCACTACACTATCGTGATGCGTAATGGCGAAATTGTCGAGCAAGGAGAAACTCAACAGCTGTTTAGCCAGCCGCAAGCGTCTTACACTCAAGAGCTGGTGGCGTTATCTTAG